The bacterium DNA segment TTCCAGGTCCACTTCGCCGGGGCGGGCGTCCTCGATGGACACGAACCGCATCACCAGCAGATTCCGGCCGTCGGGCGAGAAGTCCAGCGCATTCCAGGCGCCGCCCTCCTGCACCACCAGCCTCGGCTCACCGTCCAGGGCCTGCACCCAGATGTCGGTGTCTTCGCCGTTGCGTTGCGTGCTGCTGTAGGCGAGCTGCCGGCCGTCTTCCGACCAGAGGGCGCCCTCGTTGCGGGAGCTGCCGTCGGTCAGACGGCGCGACTGGCGGCTGCCCAGGTCGTAGTAGTGCAACTGGAAGAACTCGTCGCCGCCGGTGTCCTTGCTGAAGACGAATCCCTCGCCTGCATCGCCCGGTCGGACCTCCATTCCGCGCACCGGTTCACGGTAGAACGTCAGCTGCTCGCGCATGCCCAGCGGCCGACTCACGCGATGCACCTGCGCCGTATCGCCGAAGCGGGTGCTGATGAGCAGGCTGCCGTCGCGCAGCCAGCCCTGGAACGTGGCCCCGCGCGTGTTCTGGTACTGGCGCAGGCTTTCCACCAGCTCGTCCGGGATCGCCGGCAGGTTCTCGCTGATGCGGTTACCGACTTCCTGGCGCAGCGGGCCGGTGTCGGCGTGGGCGGGGATTACTGCGGTGGTCAGCAACAGGACGAACACGAACTTGCGCATGGCGGCTCCTTGCGGCTAAACGGACGGGAGGCGCCCCGACGGGCGCCTCGCCAGTCCCGGAATCGAAATCGAAAAGGCTAGATCATCCGGATGAACCACGACTGGTTCTTTCGCTTCACGCGCCCGAACCATACCACCAACGGGGCCATCACCGCCAGCAAAGCGACCCAGCCGATGAGCGAGCCCAGCACGGCGCTCTCGTGGTAGAACAGCCCAAAGCGCCGCGCGACGATGGCCAGCAGGGGAATGTGCACGCAGTAGAAAAAGAGCGGCACGCGACCCACGTACGCGAGCGGCCTCAACAGCCGGACGCGAGCGTCGACCCAGCTGAAGACCCCCACCAGTCCGATTACGGTGCCCGACAGCCACAGCTGGTGTGTCAGACTGGGCGGATACTTCTGGTCCAGGAAGAAGGAGTACGAGAAGAAGGTGTTCCAGGCGAAGATGTTGCCGAAGCCCTGCCCCAGCCGCACCGCATAGGCGGCCGCCACGAGGGCCAGGCCGATGGTCACCGAGCGACGTGCACGCTGGTCGGGGTCATGCCAGACATCGAACCAGAAATGCGCCATCACGCTGCCCAGCAGGGCCAGGGCGAACCAGGGCAGCAGCGGGTACTTGGTGAAGTCACCGCTGGCGATCAGCAGTTCCATCGGGTAGTGTGCGGCACCCTTCAGGTCGTAGGGAATGCGCAGCAGGAAAGGGTGCACCAGGAAGAGGACGGCCACCAGCGCCGCCCGCAATTGCCAGCGCCAGGCTGCCATGAACGACACCAGGATCATTGACAGGCCGATCGTGGCGATGATGCCCAGGTGATCCAGCCGCAGCCGGTCGAAGCCGCTCCACGAAGCGTTGACCCAGACAGCCTGGATGGCGACCAGGAACAGCCCGCGCTGCACGAAACCCCAGTGCACGGCGCGGCTGCT contains these protein-coding regions:
- a CDS encoding DUF1624 domain-containing protein; its protein translation is MATKDRFTYIDAFRGLIGVMMALGHSNYYFNSAWLSLDPIDPFFDNTPQFLLRYMGYLCAPGFLMMNGAMCYYVFHRRRKSGESSRAVHWGFVQRGLFLVAIQAVWVNASWSGFDRLRLDHLGIIATIGLSMILVSFMAAWRWQLRAALVAVLFLVHPFLLRIPYDLKGAAHYPMELLIASGDFTKYPLLPWFALALLGSVMAHFWFDVWHDPDQRARRSVTIGLALVAAAYAVRLGQGFGNIFAWNTFFSYSFFLDQKYPPSLTHQLWLSGTVIGLVGVFSWVDARVRLLRPLAYVGRVPLFFYCVHIPLLAIVARRFGLFYHESAVLGSLIGWVALLAVMAPLVVWFGRVKRKNQSWFIRMI